From the genome of Cololabis saira isolate AMF1-May2022 chromosome 1, fColSai1.1, whole genome shotgun sequence:
aaaatcaTTAAAGTTTGATATACATTGTTCAAAATTTTACAACCTCATCCTTTTTAAATTCCTTTAACaaatatattcttattttgggagtttgaaagaaaaatgtctgaaaaaatatttcttaAATTTGTTCATACATTTAGTATCACAGAGATGCAGATCTGTCTCAGAAATGGGGAGATGTTGTTTTTAGGCATCAATTTCACAGAGGTGTGCATAGATTTGTTCATTTTATTATACTCTTAATTGTGAAATATACTTGAAATGTTGTGGGAAAACTCCCCAAATtgtaaaaaacagaaacagtttCCATTTTTATCTGAAAAGTGGGCAATAGTCCTTATTCCTTTGGTTTTTCCATtcctctttcctcttttccatTCCCCCTTCTGTTGTGAGAAACAAAACGGATGGCACAGCAGTTTTCCATAGAGGAGGATTCGTTGATAGAAATGACAAACGGAAATGATTTAACCGACAAATTCCACCAGATATTTAAACGCTGTAATATGGCGTCAAACATAAATCCACATAGATTCAACAAAACATAAACTAGCTACAGAAAAACTCTGACACACCAGCAGCTGTAATTATTCCACCGACATGCACTATTTTTTTGATATCACAACAAAATTTTTAAGCCCTGCACTTTATcttaattagttttttttaactttattgttTTGTAAGATGTAGGAATTTTATGACATTTTATAATTCTTCACTTGTACTGTCAGCAAAATAtgcaaaactaaaataaacatgttttacttcagattaaatcataaaaatatATTGTTCACACTCTATAAATGTACTCTGTAATTCATTAACCAGTAAGAACACTATGGACACTGAGGGtagtcaaaataataaaattcatCCGCTTTATGATAGTTAAttccttttctttaaaaaaagaaaaggaaataccGATTCTGGATATTTAAACAGCTAACAAGGTTTtgcacaaagaaaaacactttgCTGCAAAATAAATTCATGTTCTTCTCAAACAGCGACATAAATAGTATTGTTCTATTTACTATTGCAGGATTTAAACAACACAAATCAATAAAAGATGTGTAGATCACCAAAAGCTGAaatataattaataaaacacaaaacttACTTGATAAAGATGCTTAAACCTTTGAAGATATAAGACAGCATATTCTACAGATGCTGCAACTACAGTAATTTACTTTCAAAGCCTTCATTGAAGAATATTTGGAAGCAAATTAGTCAATTGGTCAGATGTTCATCCCCCAGCAAGACAGTGGCCGAAAACATTTGAACAAAATAAAGAGACACCAGTTGAAGATGTGTACTGTAGCTGTAACCACCACCTCAAACAAAAGCCCTGTtttcaataaaatatatattattttctcATTGTTGCTTATCTTTCTAGTGCAGCTTTATTGCCAAATTTCTGGATCATTTAACACCTGAACTCCTTTAACATAAACAAAAACGGCAAATTTGAGTAGCCATCTTTCATTGTTATCACAATTGAAGCTGTTGGATAATGGAAAATAACGACCAACGTCTCACATTGTGTGCTATGAActttatttgatttaaaaatatatttttacaaagtCATATCAAAGAAAATCCACAAttacaaatatataattaataggAGTTCATTCATATCCATCAGTCTTAAATAAAGCAAGCATATTTTGCTGTTACTAAAtgcaaagtatatatatatatatgtctttttttttttaatcataaaaCTTTTCTGTGAAGCACAACCCAAAATAAATAACCATACAGGTTTGGTTTGCATtcatacattttcaaaataagcaATGCATAAGCTCAACACATTCGCTCTCTTCCGTCAAAGGATTGCGCACTAACCAAAATAACACTCAGACACGAAGTGTGACCTAAAGGGGACTCTCTGGCGTTGCATGTTCCTAACACAAGCAATATCTGAACAGTCAGTGTTggaaaaattaaaatcaatttCCTGGAAAATATTCCTGAGGCAGAGAAGCAGAGGAAAAGGTAGGAACTGAATACATTCTGGTTTGTTCAGGTACGTTGGTCAACAGCATTTCATTCACACCTAAAAGAAGATAAATACAGAAATAGTTAATGGTTGAAAAGGAGATACATTTGGAGAAGATCACCACATCTGCTTTCACTCATACCTTCATCAGCTCTTTTATCTTGTGATGGAGCAATGTCTTCTTCCTCATCTGGGCCCAAGTCTTCAATCAGGACCTGGTCAAGGGCCTCTCTGGCTTGGGACTCTGTGTAGAGGTTCTCCACCTGGTTACGAGCTATGGGAGGAGCGAGAAATGCAGCTGGAGCAGAGTCTTGGATCAGACTTGGGGCTGTAAAAGCAACAGGAGCTGGTTCTGGtgttgaagctgctgctgctgctgctcgagcTGGAGCTGAATCTTGGACAGGAGCTTCAGAGATCTCTACAGCTGTATTAAATGGAGGTCGAGGAATCAGAAGGGGACCAAAGATTGAGCTCTGGAAAGATCCGAGCACTGGTGCAGGAGCAGGTGCAGCAGGGACAGAAGGTGGCTGCGGTTCCTTGGCCAGCATCGAGGTGAGAGAACCTGATATTTGATCTGAAATGAATGCAGCAGGTTCAGGTGCCACTATGACTGCGGGAGCTGCAGCTGCCTCTTCCCCCACGACCGACAGCTGTGGCGTGGGCTCAGTCTTCCTGGGCCTCCCTCTCCTCTTTGAGCCAGCCTTGTTTTCAGACCTTGATCTTTTCCTTTGGCTCTCTATCCTGAACAAGCACAACAATCCCAATTAAGTTCAACAGCAACTGACACAGTTCTTTGTGATACTTTTGCAAAGCTAATAGTACAAAGTCCTTGAGTGAGATCTGGGATGTCAATAGACCAAGCAGAGCAACCTTTGGTTTCCTCTTGCTCCATATTCAATAGAAACCGTAGGGGTGATAAGCAGCAAGGGAACTGatagaggtttttttttaaccatgtcCTGTAAAGTGCATGATTCcaatgctttgcaagtgggtgAGTCTCAAATGTAATGAGCACATACTGTATTTAGAATATTATTCCACATCTATACAGTACTTAAATTTGTGTTATATCCTCTCAGCTGTGCTGCAAATGAAGGTTACTGCATAAACACTGTTTTCAAACAAATTTACCCAAAAACCCACTGGTTAGTTTCCTTCTCTTCTGCTTCGGCTTTTCTCTTCCTGAGAAGGTCCCTGTCTCGCAGTCGGCGCCGTATTCCACCTTTAAGACAGAAACCCATTCATAGAAACCAGATGTTTATGTGCGAAACATAAAACCATCGACACAGAAGCTGCATGCATTTGTTACACATGACTGGCTAATATGAGAGACTATAAACAGACAAGCTTTTAAgagatgtttttttctctctcactctctcactctctctctgcaCACTGGCAGTTTCATAACAGACATATTTACATGCCTGACTTTGCTTACAATTATACAGAGAAACTAAATGTATCTGCAGTGTCTTGCATTATTGCTTAAATGTTCAGCATAAGTTTTCAAGTGTCGAAGAAGGTCTCATTCAATATACAGCATGGAAATAATGTCACATAATTTCAAAAGAAGAcagaaatttagaaaaaaagtcacCTTCCTCCTCATTCTGGTTTTCAATTTCCAATTCTTGCCTCTTTTCTTGCGACGAGTCCTCCATTCTGACTCTTGCTATGAATGAATTCAACTGAAGGCGCGCAACTACAGGGAAGGAGATAGTAAAACGTCTGACTGTTGTCTATTCCCACCCCATAGATGTATTATCTGGTTAACCATTACCATAGAGCAGGGAGAGTTCTTGCAGCTTGTGCCTTATCATATTTGTAAAGCCGGAGGAATTGGCACAGTACTGTCAGAGaatgaaaaagagagagagagcgacagGGCAGCCTGTGTTGGGAGGGGGGGCAGGcagtgtaagaaaaaaaaacatggtaaactaataaatgaatgaaatacagcaGTTGATCCTGAAAACCATGAAGGTTTGAGTTGATCAATGGTTACATTTGGACTATTGCTCATTTTTAAACTACATAATTATGCTGTAAGCTGCAAAAAAGGTAGACCTGCATGCAGTTTTGTAAAGAAATACTCCAAAATCCTGCATGTGGCTAAAAGACTAATTTATTTGGGGCGAGGTAAACTGTTGCAGAGCCTGAAACAAAGGCAGACACCCTGTCTTTAAAGTGGAACAGGGGCATACCCGTCTTATCTCTCAGATGGAGTGCTCCTCAGTTGGGGAGTGTTCTCAATCTTCTCACAGCACATTGAGCCctgatgtgtgtgtttgagccactcggaagaaaaaaaagctaccCAGCAGAGTAAATAACACTCAACTGCCAATTGCCCCCAGGGCTGTAGTGGAAATGCTGAGGGGGTTCCTTTAAATTCACTGACTTCTGGAGTGGCTGGCTGGGTGGGGGGTGCTTAGTCTGAACATTTACCATCTAAACTATAGTAAAGCTGATGTGCATTGTTCACATGGGAACTTTCAAGTGCAAAAAGCTTGACTGGAAAGTAGTTTTTTAGTCCCCCCCCCACCACTTCACATACACTAGATGAAAACTGCTAACCGGGCAACAGGGCTGACTTGCAGCTGATCAAATGATCAGTTTAACTCTGAAACTGATAACAGCCCAGAAGCGAAGTCACGGACTCCTTCCTGGTGTGCATGGCTCTCCAACCTGACAAATAGTATTAACATTTCGATTACAGCTAAAAGCAGAAAGCTGTCAGTCTCACACACCTCCAGCAAATGAGAAATGTTTAAGCAGAGTTTCACCAAATGAGGTCTTTGATGAAACGACGCCATCTTCAGGCTGCAGAGTGTCTGTAACATACATAAGGGTCTGTCGCCAACCCTGGGACAACTCcacagtttatttaaaaaaaaagaaataaaataaaaacacccaGAATATTAAAGTTGATTCTTCGGTTCATTTTaagaaaagtgaaaacaagCAGGCTCAGAGTTACTCAGCAGTCCTCTTCTTCAGGACTCCAATGTCTCAGGAAGTAAAGGGGTGGGGTTGAAGGGGGTGTCCTAGCCTCCACATGCATGCACAATGCTCTCTTTACTGCAAACCAAATCCCCCCTCCTTTCTAGTTATGTATCCAAACACAggggaaaataagaaaaaataataatcaggCATTGAAAAATCTGAGAACAGAGTTTATTTGTCAAATTGAACATGAGTATCACAAATTCACCAGAGAACAGATACATTTCTTCATTAACACAtggaaaaacagttttttttcccaattaaACACTgagaataaacataaatattgcaAACTTGGATTTGTATTCTAAAGTTAATGCTAAGTTCCCAGCATAACTCTCTCTTTTTAATTAGATGAACATCATTTAGGgccaaaaaaaatgcatatgctTTCTAAATATCTTCGtcgagtaaaaaaaacaaaaaaacacttcacTATTATTTCTTTGGAGAAATATAAATGCACCAAAGCAGCGTTTCAGGGGCAGCGTCATGTTTTCTGACTGCAATGCCCTTTTCAGAGGCGATGGGCGTTTCTGGACGTAGATGGCGCTGTTGAGCGTATATTTTGTTTCAGTCCCGTTTCCCTCCATGGTTTCCCCTCTCTCCGACCAACTTAGCGTTTGGCTCAGTTCATTATACAGTCCTATATTCTCCCTCCATAAGGGCATCTCTGCCTTTGGACTAGAAGATCCCATCAAAACCCAAGAGAGAAAAGTTTAACCTTCGCAGGGGAAGAAGATGGACATGAAAAAGAGGATCCACTTGGAGCTAAGAAACAGGACACCGTCTGATGTGagtcgtgcgttttttttttttttttgttgttttttttttaattaaaaaaaaaagcaacccgTAGTTTTGTGGCTTAGCCCCTTGCATGCTAGCTGgctacttttttcctttttttttgctttgcaaGTGACCTGTGAAGCTAATGGTGCCCACATGGGCTTTTTTAGATGGTGCTTCTCCTTTACAAACGGGGTGGAAAACACTCGCACGAAAACGCTCCAGCACTCAGCACTGCTCGGGATTGGGCGTAGAGGAGCAAACGAGACGAGAAATGCTGTGTTTAATGGTTACTTTCAAAGCAGGCGATCCCCCCCTCCAGCCCGCTGACATTATTGCGGTGCTTTAACCGTTTCGCAGCCTCTTTTGCGAGCTCTTTTGGCGGCGCAAACACACGCACGACCCGGTCGTCGTGGGTCCATTAGTAAACTTCTGTTTAAACGCGGATATATCGGGGGGAAAAGCTGCGTCCTGCGCCGCGTTTGGCACACAGGGCTATGTTTTATACAGTCCTCGGAAGCCATGTTTGTTGCTAACACAGTTGctaaatccaaaaaaaaaaaaaaaaaaaagaagaaatcaggCGCTTTTATTGCAAATGCAGCTCACAACTCCCCACAGATGTACGATTGGTTTTATGAATGACACACGACCACCTtagttatgggcccagcacttGGTTAACGCCATCAATTGCTCAATTTCAGCAACGattacaaaaaaatagtcaTCCATACCATGTCCAATCCACTGTTACTACAACATGAGAtagtaataacaaaaaaaaacaacaaaacacacaagACTGTACCCAAAGGACAACCACTCCTGTATGAGTGGTTTGTTTAAAAGGCTCGTCCAAGCCAATGTGATTGCTATGGTTTTAAAAAAGCAATGCACAACATATTTCCGTAAATAGCTTGCATTTTTAGACTGCAGCTGTCCTTTCCCCCCACCATTTGTGCCAATCTAAAGACTGCATGGTTTATAATTGAAGTCTAGTGCTCCCACATTTCAGACACAAGCCAGCTAACTTAGTAAAGCCTGAAtggttatggttctgcgttaaatcgacggagaacctacggcgtagggtacggcgtagacgcgtaccctacgccgtaggtactgcgtcggtgtaacgcggaaccataaatcagccttaatgcgTTCCCGCCATATTACCCCCTTTAGAACACCAGTCAAAAGACGACCCCGACCATTCAGCTgtaaagcccccaaaaacgctACATTTTGTGCCAAAACGTGTTGTCTCTTAACGGCAAACGTAACATTTGGAGACTGAGGTGTCGATTGTTTTGGTTTCGCGGCTTCTCGGACCGACACGGCGTGACACGGAGAGCCGGCGCAGCGCGCTTCATTCCGGGGCGGCCGGCGCCTCCTCCGTGCATATGAGtggaggctgatttatggttccgcgttacaccgacgcagagcttacggcgtaaggttacgcggcgaggcacgccgtacgttgcgcgtcgccgcgtaaccctacggcgtaggctctgcgtcgatttaacgcggaaccataatttaggatTAAAAACGACGAAAATACCAAAGATTAGTCTCAGTAAATGTGTATAAAACGTGTAATTAGCTCATTCGATATAAACATTTGCGCCACACGGGAGTGTTCACGGGACGGCATTACTGTAGAGAGCAGGAGTCGCCATGTTGTCATCCTGTCGTCTTTTGAAGCCTCGGAAGAAAGGAACCGTCgccatctttgttttttgttgccgtttttttttcttttttttcttttttttttaggtaacTAAAATTCCCCCCTTCGCAAATTCGACCTAAAAagcgattttttttaaacaatctgTTTTAAAATATTCCACCCACCCCCCCACACCAAATGAGAGTCGGTCTACCGAAGAAGAGCCGCTTTACTCGGGAGTTCACGTGGCCATCCGTCCCGCTGCTGTCGGGCTGTGTAATGGCGGCGGACGGAGCTGCCGCTCCAGCGCTATAAAGGGGCAAAGCCCGAAACCAGCGCGTCTGTCATTAGTGACTGCACCGGCAGGCCACGGGGAAGCAACAGATCAATATATCATCTTTGATGGCTGGGCTtgggggagagaaaaaaaaagcacggAGAGCCTGTTTTTTTGCACGGAGATGCACAATTCATTTCGTtgtttttacttgagtaaatcgTGGTCTTTTGACGGTTGACAACAACTTTTTTTGTGCAGCGTTTTTTTTTACCCGACAATTAATTGCGCAACCAGTGTGCGCTTTAACTTTGAGTCGAAGTAACTCCGCCTTCAAGGCTTGTTTTTGTAATatttaaagaaacaaaatgtCTGTAAAAGGAGACGACACCGgtggatgtgtgtgtatttaaataaatacaattatcaCGACAAATTGATATTGGATTTTAGGGTTTTGCAATAGTTTTGTTAGTTACTTGAATACATGAGATTATATCTAGTTGAAATGTTAGAAGAAACTTCCACACACTTCCAGACCgcagttgaattggtttgatattggatattatgaattcaacacccataaaacttgtgatacataccactgattttggtcaaaccacttgtgatgtgttcatggtcatctagactataggaaacagtaattattataaaatcatatatatgggctgatttaatgtggtttaatgaattcaacacccataaaacttgtgatacataacaccgattgttttcattaaacctcattaaatcagcccataatatcattttataataattactctcttgtgatataaaGTCTAGAGga
Proteins encoded in this window:
- the hemgn gene encoding uncharacterized protein hemgn isoform X1, which translates into the protein MEDSSQEKRQELEIENQNEEEGGIRRRLRDRDLLRKRKAEAEEKETNQWVFGIESQRKRSRSENKAGSKRRGRPRKTEPTPQLSVVGEEAAAAPAVIVAPEPAAFISDQISGSLTSMLAKEPQPPSVPAAPAPAPVLGSFQSSIFGPLLIPRPPFNTAVEISEAPVQDSAPARAAAAAASTPEPAPVAFTAPSLIQDSAPAAFLAPPIARNQVENLYTESQAREALDQVLIEDLGPDEEEDIAPSQDKRADEGVNEMLLTNVPEQTRMYSVPTFSSASLPQEYFPGN
- the hemgn gene encoding uncharacterized protein hemgn isoform X3, with the protein product MRRKVEYGADCETGTFSGREKPKQKRRKLTSGFLESQRKRSRSENKAGSKRRGRPRKTEPTPQLSVVGEEAAAAPAVIVAPEPAAFISDQISGSLTSMLAKEPQPPSVPAAPAPAPVLGSFQSSIFGPLLIPRPPFNTAVEISEAPVQDSAPARAAAAAASTPEPAPVAFTAPSLIQDSAPAAFLAPPIARNQVENLYTESQAREALDQVLIEDLGPDEEEDIAPSQDKRADEGVNEMLLTNVPEQTRMYSVPTFSSASLPQEYFPGN
- the hemgn gene encoding uncharacterized protein hemgn isoform X2, whose product is MEDSSQEKRQELEIENQNEEEGGIRRRLRDRDLLRKRKAEAEEKETNQIESQRKRSRSENKAGSKRRGRPRKTEPTPQLSVVGEEAAAAPAVIVAPEPAAFISDQISGSLTSMLAKEPQPPSVPAAPAPAPVLGSFQSSIFGPLLIPRPPFNTAVEISEAPVQDSAPARAAAAAASTPEPAPVAFTAPSLIQDSAPAAFLAPPIARNQVENLYTESQAREALDQVLIEDLGPDEEEDIAPSQDKRADEGVNEMLLTNVPEQTRMYSVPTFSSASLPQEYFPGN